The DNA segment GTGTATTTTAGTGCATGTGAGTGTTGTCAATGCACTTCTGATTGCATTTACATTGTTGTATAGGATATCATTGCATAAACATCAGTCAATTGCTGTTCTGCTAAAGTACAGGTTTGTATTTATTTGCCTTCAAGCCAATCATTAGATGTAGATGCTGAGCATTATCTATGAAGGCTCATTTAGTCTGTAAAAGCTAAGTTTTCTACATGAAGGTATACACCTGTTTTGCATATTCTCAGGCTCTTATTTGGGAAATTGTGTGAAGTAACATGAACATCATAGCCAGAATTCTTGTTTCATCTGCATGCTTACCAAGAGCTAGTGTTTCTTATGATGTGTGCTTCACATTTCTACTGCTGAATGATACATCAGATAATAGATCACATAGGAACACTGGGCATTCTTCCCCCTATATATCATTTATATAGTATTGCCTCCTTCTAACTAATTTGTGTTAGAGTCATTcacctgtttcctctccattgtGTTAGATAGCAATTCTTTTTGTAGAatgtgtctctcctctctccacatcTTAACTCTGCACCACCCTTGTTCCATGTATATGTGTAAGGGGTAGAATTTAAGAGTTATCTCTTAAATATAACATTATCTAATTCATCACTTTCAGATGATGGTTAGTGCTACATTATAAACctaattatcaaagaataaaaagatattCTTTTTCCTGTTGTAATTCTTCGGTTTTAATGTTAATAATAACATGGGAAATGCATTAACAATGGATTTCTTCcttggagaagaggaaaagaaaaaactgttTCTCCAATATGGGTGGACTTGTAAAATTGAGCATTCTTTCATTTTGAACTCGCTGGTCATTGCTTCTATCAGGACAACTTTCCCCTATTCTTAGGGCAGACTTTTTTGAGGAACAAAATGGAAATTTGCCCCACAAATATGTGGATTTGAAGCCATCAGCAGTTCTTACTGACGACTATAATTGGTGTAAAAACAACTGTGAGAGGTTGTGTGGACAAGATCATGTTGTACAGAACACTTGGGTTTTTAGTCTTTAATGTGATTCTTGTGCATTTGTGACATCAGTCACACAGGACAtcttaaatacaattttttttctctgagaaggTCTGCTTGCATAATTTGAAGTGAATTTTGCTCAGTAACAAAATGGACTCCAGGAATTTGGGAATAGGAATAATATTCTTGATAGAGAATATAgttggaattctgggaaatatgtcttttctttcctacTACCTAGTTATTTATTTCAAGAAACACAGGGTAAAGCCCTTGGATTTAATTCTCATGCATCTGATCACAGTTAACTTCTTGATCATTCTCTCTAAAGGAACGGGAAACACAATGACAGCATTTGGGTTGAAACAGTTCTTCAATGATTGGAGTTATCAACTTTTTATATATGTGCTAAGAGTTTTCAGGAGCATGTCTGTCACTACATTCTATCTCTTGAGTGTCTTCCAGGCCACCCTCATCAGCCCTAGAAACTCTTGTTGGAATAATCCTAGAGCCAAGTCTCCCAAGGACATTGGTGTCTACATTTCTCTCTCCTGGGTCTTGTACATCATGGTAAATGTTCTTTTCCCTTTGTACATGTCCATAAAATTAAGAatgaaaaacataacaaaagagATAG comes from the Onychomys torridus chromosome 19, mOncTor1.1, whole genome shotgun sequence genome and includes:
- the LOC118570334 gene encoding vomeronasal type-1 receptor 4-like; this encodes MDSRNLGIGIIFLIENIVGILGNMSFLSYYLVIYFKKHRVKPLDLILMHLITVNFLIILSKGTGNTMTAFGLKQFFNDWSYQLFIYVLRVFRSMSVTTFYLLSVFQATLISPRNSCWNNPRAKSPKDIGVYISLSWVLYIMVNVLFPLYMSIKLRMKNITKEIDFEHYTDAGHDKITVSLYIAFSVFPELIFSVLITWSSSSMIVILYRHKQRVQHIRSTAAFHNNSTESIATKNILVRVFTFLAFYTLSTISHFCSALLSGQNWWLMKITVIISLSFPTLSPFVLMSQSAPFSRPS